One Ranitomeya variabilis isolate aRanVar5 chromosome 4, aRanVar5.hap1, whole genome shotgun sequence genomic window, acgtggctgtgttatatactgcgtggctgtgctatatactacgtgggctgtgcaatatactacgtggcctgtgcaatatactacgtggctgtgcaatatactatgtgggctgtgcaatatactacgtgggctgtgcaatacactacgtggctgtgctatatactacgtgggctgtgcaataaactacgtcggctgtgcaatatactatgtggctgtgctatatactgcgtggctgtgctatatactacgtgggctgtgcaatatactatgcagcctgtgcaatatactacgtggctgtgcaatatactacgtgggctgtgctatatactacgtgggctgtgttatatattacgtgggctgtgttatatactacgtggctgtgcaatatactacgtgggctgttatacactatgtgggctgtgttatatactgcgtgcgtgggcttttatatactacgtggctgttatatgctatgtggcctgttatacactccgtgggctgtgctatatactacgtgggctgtgcaatatactccgtggctgtgctatatactacgtgggctgttatatactacatggccggccgtgaacaatcagagacaggcgcagtccggccacgaattggcgcgggatttgaaccacgcttcgctaattggtcgcggttggccgaatcctgtgtattcaatgtattattctaaaatcttcataaataaactacatacatattctagaatacccgatgcattagaatcgggctaccatctagttagaaatattggtcttgtagtaaatcttgcttttctAAATCCAGGGTAATAATATATCCCATCTGATGCTTGGGGACGGGGATAAATGGGCccctgtgatttcaaatgccaggacggaatatcagccccagtccgtacctggatccgatccaaagagccggctccctgctgggaTTGAAAAGAGTCGGCTCTGCTGTGTGAGGGAGCCGAGTGTTTTTTCAGACATAGGACGTATAATTACGCGGCCCTGTATCACGTGGTGTGTGGCCCGGCGCTGTGACCGCTGCGCACCTGGCGGCTGTGctgcacagaccgctcctgcctctCACGCAGCTATCCCCGCCAAATCGGTTTGTGCTAAATTAAATTTATCAAAGATTATGCACAAAcaagacataaaaaaaatgattttggggagaggaggaggatctAAGCCCGGCTCAGGAGCTGCCGGGACACAAAGGGTTAGTCCACAGCTGCTCCAGCGCCAACACGTGTTCAATAACAGATGGGCGTGACGTGTGGGCGTGGTTAGCACGTTCTGGGCGGAGCCCGCACTCGTTATTAGCGCACGGGAAGCGACGTGTTGGGCAGCCTGCTGGTGTGGGGCGGAGTCTTCAGAGGAGGGCGTGGCTACTGTGGCGGTTGTTCTCGCGAGTGTGTCCGGGCTTCACTCCGCCTCCTCACTCGGCGCCTCAGGGTGAGAGGAGCTCCCGGTGCGGGGAGACGCGGCTGCAGTAGCGGCACAGGGTGAGGGAAGGAGCGAGCCCGCCGGCCTGGTCTCCGCCGCGGCTGTGTGTGGGGTGCAGCGAGGGGCCGCAGCCCCGCAGGGTTCGTGCGCTTTCTCAGGGAGCGCCCGGTGAGTGTGACGAGCATCGGCGTGAGGGTCCAGGTGGTGCCGGGGGGCGGCGGGGCCTGGTCTATGGCGTGACTTGCAGATATCCTACCAAAAGCAGGGTCTGTGCCCTGCAGGATGGATGGTGGTGGGAGAGTGGGGGGGCAGCCTGTGCCCTGCCGGATGGTGAGAGAGTGGGGGGCAGCCTGTGCCCTGCCGGATGGTGGGAGAGTGGGGGGCAGCCTGTGCCCTGCCGGATGGTGAGAGAGTGGGGGGCAGCCTGTGCCCTGCCGGATGGTGGGAGAGTGGGGGGCAGCCTGTGCCCTGCCGGATGGTGGGAGAGTGGGGGGCAGCCTGTGCCCTGCCGGATGGTGGGAGAGTGGGGGGCAGCCTGTGCCCTGCCGGATGGTGGGAGAGTGGGGGGCAGCCTGTGCCCTGCCGGATGGTGGGAGAGTGGGGGGCAGCCTGTGCCCTGCCGGATGGTGGGAGAGTGGGGGGCAGCCTGTGCCCTGCCGGATGGTGGGAGAGTGGGGGGCAGCCTGTGCCCTGCCGGATGGTGGGAGAGTGGGGGGCAGCCTGTGCCCTGCCGGGAGAGTGGGGGGCAGCCTGTGCCCTGCCGGGAGAGTGGGGGGCAGCCTGTGCCCTGCCGGGAGAGTGGGGGGCAGCCTGTGCCCTGCCGGGAGAGTGGGGGGCAGCCTGTGCCCTGCCGGGAGAGTGGGGGGCAGCCTGTGCCCTGCCGGGAGAGTGGGGGGCAGCCTGTGCCCTGCCGGGAGAGTGGGGGGCAGCCTGTGCCCTGCCGGGAGAGTGGGGGGCAGCCTGTGCCCTGCCGGGAGAGTGGGGGGCAGCCTGTGCCCTGCCGGGAGAGTGGGGGGCAGCCTGTGCCCTGCCGGGAGAGTGGGGGGCAGCCTGTGCCCTGCCGGGAGAGTGGGGGGCAGCCTGTGCCCTGCCGGGAGAGTGGGGGGCAGCCTGTGCCCTGCCGGGAGAGTGGGGGGCAGCCTGTGCCCTGCCGGGAGAGTGGGGGGCAGCCTGTGCCCTGCCGGGAGAGTGGGGGGCAGCCTGTGCCCTGCCGGGAGAGTGGGGGGCAGCCTGTGCCCTGCCGGGAGAGTGGGGGGCAGCCTGTGCCCTGCCGGGAGAGTGGGGGGCAGCGGCAGAACAAGGGACCACCCGCCTTCCTATTCTTGCAGCAAGGACCAGTCATGCCTGGGGGGGTTGCGGGGCATCTGGGATTAACTGCAGCTCAGTGAGAAACAACTTAAAAGGTTATTCCCATTTAGAAGTCATTCACCCTATGATCAGTTGGGGGCTGACTTCTGGGAGTCCCACCTTTCCTGAGGAAAGTGTTGTCCGTCTGCTGTAGAGGTGACAGTGGGGCCTGACTATTTTCCTACACAACTGTGTGGCCAGGAGTGCTGCTTAATTTTCCTGCTTcctcaattccccccccccccccgcctcctcagcctggtcactactgagcatgtacataaagtgcagcacagattcatctctgctgagatccttagatcagacacttgtaggacatttcataactttcccaaattcttacaattcttactactgtacccaatttattatatatggtCTGTGCCAACACCACCAAAATAGACAgattctgactccacagccctggttaaacCCTTTTGAACACTGGTCTGTAGTTTATTCTGCAGGCTCTCTTGTATTGTGGTAAATGGTACTAGGATATATCATTGACTAACCCATGCTGACAACACTGGTGCAACGGTCTTAAAGGACCTCTATATATCCAAAAGACGTGCCTTTCTTTCAGATGGAGGTCCTGGAGTAAATGGAGGTATCCTTATGGGGTTTGCACCCTTCAGACACTTATGGCCAATGCTGCTGACAATGTATAATTATATCTAATGGAAACTTGGATGTCTTAAATAAAGCCCCATAAACTGCTCATAAGACTAGACCACTTACATGTGCCCCAGAAAGGAATATGATGCTATTTGCACCCCTCTATAGAATCGGCCATTGCACTACATTGTCACTTACTATTGTCTGTGCTCCTTTTAAAGAGACTTTCCATGGAAACCTTCCTCTCATGAGCATTGCTTCTAATGCAGGTTGCAGGGACTATTCCACCGTCCATCTTTCTGGTGTATCCTGATTATAGAGATGTCTGTATACCATGAAACTTGGTAATGACCGGTTGGACTCAGTGATGCACGTTAGTGGTGACTTCTCGATGGTTTGTTCTGCAGTCACGTCTGTTGCTGCATGTCTTTTCCCTTTGTCCTTCCTGACGTAGGAGAAATGTGCATTTGTCCTTTCAAAATCTAAAATCTGCTTATTACTGTGGTCCCAGGAAATAGAGAAGTGAGGCGACTGCAAACCCCTTCAGAGGCAAAAAGGGTAAAAGGTTTTACACTTTATTTGCAAAGCTGGCATATTTGGAGGGATTGTCTGATCACCTAGGGTGTAGTGGGTGCCTTCAATGTAGAGGGATGACCAAGTGAATGAAACTGTGTTGTGGACAATCACAAGTGACTTTCTGGACTTCACACCGTGTCATTGCCTTAAAGGGGAAATCTATGCCTTTGCTTATTTTTCCTATGGGGCTTAGAACTTACAGGTAGTCTGTACAGGCACTGATCTGTGCTGGGTGAGAGCGATCACTAAAGTTACATCAGAGCTGTTGCTGGGGCATCACTGCTGATGGACAGCCGCCTCCCCGCAGTGCCAGCAACTGCAGGATAACTGCACAACCCCAATGTTTATATATTGTAGCATGAAAATTATGTAAATACCCAAGTTCTGGTACCACCTTCATTTGGGCAGGTGGTTAATGATTGCTGCAATCCTTTGCTATTTTACATGCCCATGTAATGCACAACTTCCCCTTGTGATGTTGGCTGATCGTTGGGGGTTTTCAGTAGCTAAGCCTGTGGCATCCAGCAGGTCAGTGGGTGACTTCTTTGATGGTTACACCAACTTTAGAAATTTTTATTTTCGCCATGAGTATGGGCTCATGTTAAAGCACCATGAGATAGATATAgaatatatatagataaaaagcATATATAGATTAAAAGCACAACTCctgtgctacaaaaaaaaaaaaaattatatatatatatatatatatatatatatatataatctcttctCCTACTATTGGATCCACTTGAGTCAGTCTGTGACCTGCTGAATGGCTCCAGTATTCACTGAGCGAACCAGAGGTCACAACTCAATACGAGTCTTGAgtgcctcattctggctctcatagacttgtattgagagcttTTTCTTGCCTGACAAATGTGATCACAAGATGGCGCAGCGGGATGGTAGTTGCAGCTAAAGAAGGTGAAGATGTTGAGTTTAAGACTGGGGGAAGGGACTTTAGGTTAGAAGCACCATTCCAGCGCTTTAAAACGCTATAGTAGtgcttaggctatgtgtacacattgcagatttgatgcattttatttttgtcgtggttttttttttttttccctgcatggATTTGTGACAACctaatgccagcaaagtgaatgagaaacatgGTGTCATGCACAGGTTGAGTATTTTTGGCTTGCTGATTTGgcacagaaaatctgcagcatgtcagttctctgCATTTTTGCAGCTGTTTTTTAACAAGATGTagaaattttactcaacatgtgcacataaccttaagtATTTGGTGCATAAGTTTCTGAATCTCTTGGCAGGAGGAACAGTTTAAAATATACACTTTTCTGTTGTTGCAGATTGTTTCCCCATTCTCTAGTATGGTGAAATGTACTGGAAGAATTGAGATGATGCGGATCTGCAAGTCACAGCTAAGTAAAGTGAccgtgagacttcaggattctcattcaccttgctggcatcaggaaaccctttcaTGTTTGCAACAAACCGCAGAAAAAATGCAACAAATCAGTGTGGACCAAACTAATCCAGTGTTTGGtctcctttttcttttttctaacTAAAAACTGAGCTTTTCACTAACTTCCATAAGCCTGAGAAATGTGACATCACTAGGATGGGCATGTTAGTTAAAATGTGTACACTAAAAATGTCTGAATAAAGGCTTAATAGTTTAACATATAAAAGTTTATTTTGGGGGTTAGAGACTAGCGTTTCATATGCCAGCCTTGATCAGAAGCCCACTGGAATATGTTCTCATAACTGGAGATGGAATCATGTTTCTGGGATACTACAATGTTTCTTATTTAATTATTTATACAATGTTAAGTAAATATCCTTTTGCTTGCCATAAGTGAATGTGTCTACCTCTGCTTGCAATGTATCAGATCCTCACGTTTCCACTCGGTCACAAAGGAAATTTTTTTGTCCAAATCTTTAATGGGTGAGTAGGTCCATAGTTCTGTAAGGTCCTGGACACTATCGGAGTGCTGCGTCTTCTCACTGTCCAGCTTATTCTATAGGTTTCCTTTCGGAGGTATTACAGACAGGAAGTCTGCTGCGTAAATCAAATCTCATACAAGTTTATATATGGTTTTACATTTCCGGAGACGCTTGTGCTTCCACCTGTTTTCTTTGACCGAACCTTGACTACTTGTGGTTCAGCTTTCTGCTGTTGTCAGTGGTGGGAACTGAAACTCATTTCCCCTTAAATTGAGTCACAATTTTCAAGGAAGTCTGTGATGGTTGTAGCTGTCTGGGTATGGGGTGACTGCAGGATACCCTACTGAACTAGAAAGAAGCATTCCCAGTGTAAGACCTGAGCTGTCAGAACATCGCGTGGCCGCCTTCTGTGACGCTCCGTGTAATCCTGACCTTAATGAACAAATATTTAGGTCCTTGTGCAATGAGATGTATGTCGTCTGTTCTGGGATGTTGTAATACTATGGAGAGAATTAGTGAACTTTTTCTCTACTGCTGAGCACTTCTGTGCCAAGCGGACAGTCCATGACTGGCTATACAATTATGAGCCTTGCCTGACTTGACCAGCATTAAGGGGGTAGTCCAGGTGTGAAATGTCATTCCAGATCTGGAACATGCCTTCAATGGCTCATAGCCATAACCAGTCCAGTCCATGCATTGTAACTGATTTGCACTGATGTCTGGATAAGCCCTTATACATACATATTAACAGGGTGTGTCTTCCTCTTATCTGGAGTTTGTTGTTAGACTTCTATGAGTACGTGAGACTCCATCATGCACATTAGATGCATAGCCAGTGCTACTAAAATCTACATGAGCTGATTTTTCTTGTTAAAGCGGTTTCCACTTTTAGCTTTTTTTTCATGGGCTACTTGCATGTCCAAAATCACATATTTGCTCAAATAATTTCACAAGTCTTGTTTCCCTTCTGATTGTGGTCATTTATTAACTCTTCTCTCCTCTCCATCAGACCTTGCCCTTCCAGGGACTTCTACTGGCCGGTGGACGTCAGGAGGCTGGACAACTGAATGTGATTGCCTCTGGATCTATAAAATTGAACCCGCGGTGGAATATGGGTCAGAAGGTCACAGGAGGCATAAAGACGGTGGACATGAGGGACCCTGCATACAGACCCCTGAAGCAGGATCTCCAGGGTCTGGACTACAGCAAGCCTGCCCGTCTAGACCTCTTGTTGGATATGCCCTCGGTTTCCCATGAAGTACAGCTCCAGCACTCCTGGAATAATAACGATCGATCACTCAATGTTTTTGTCAAAGAGGACGACAAACTTGTTTTTCACCGGCATCCGGTGGCACAGAGCACTGATGCCATTCGTGGCAAGACTGGTTACACACGAGGCCTACACGTGTGGGAGATAACGTGGGTCATGAGGCAGCGAGGGACTCATGCTGTCGTTGGAGTGGCAACTGCGGATGCCCCTCTCCATTCTGTGGGTTACACCACACTCATAGGATGCAACGGGAAATCCTGGGGTTGGGACTTGGGTAGGAACAAACTGTATCACGACGGTAAGAATCAGCCGAGTAGAACATATCCTGCTTTCCTGGAGCCAGATGAAACGTTCATTGTGCCAGATTCTTTCCTGGTGGTACTAGATATGGACGATGGTACTCTGAGCTTCATCGTGGACGGACAGTACATGGGCACAGCCTTCAGAGGATTAAAGGGAAAGAAACTGTACCCTGTCGTCAGTGCGGTATGGGGCCACTGTGAAATCAGGATGAAATATATAAATGGACTTGACCGTAAGTAACGTTACTAATTCCAGCATCCGAGCTCGACCACGTAGACTGTTACCATTACACTGTCTCCGAAATGTAAACTCCTGTCTCCATGTAGTGTTTGCTCTGGATAATCTCTTGTAATTTGGCTCCAGCGAGGAAAGGTTACCTGTCCTTATTCTGCTGGATTCCCAGCCTGCATTCATAtttaattttactgtactaaagcaaggaagtgtgcgatacatgaagtgtgaatctcataatggcttgtgaaatctatgaaaaaacacatgagatgcttggcacaagatttggccaaaaattgtgagcccatccaccaaacgtcaaggtaatctcagatcggatgggtacctgacctctctgcctagtgtgaatacttacctatggctaataacatggtaaagcctgcatttataggaaggtcagaaccaactgtgtttggatgtaattaattatagccattatgctattcacacttcatgtatcgcacatttccttgctttagtacggtaaaattgagtgcagccattgatctatttactatgtctttttttggttatgcaccagttcagactagattgctgttcagtcagttttcttatatttaataTGTATTTAGTCAGTGAACTGTAGATGATCATTActggtgtacaaaaaaaaaaaaaaaagcttgctgGGTATTTACCAGATATGTCAATGGTAGTGGTAACCACCTCAAACCCGGTGTCCTCCCAGGAAAAATAACACTTATACGCACGACTGGTGTCAGCGCTGGCTTCATTCTCCTTCTGTGACATCCCAAGGATTGAAGGATTGAGGGCATCAGCTCGACTTGTCCAGAGTGAGGCCAGAACTGATGGGTATCTGTCATGAGAGCTGGTGCTGGCACACTCCCATCGGAGGGGCGTATTGGTGATATTTACTGTGAGGAAACCTAAGGGGTTGTCTGAGGGCACAACTCATTTAAATTTCCACTAGTTCTATAGATTTTATTTTCCTTGGGAGACTACAGCCTCTAgaagatgcggccaccgcctttcaagggcttatctacagcattctataatgctgtagatgagccccagatccgacctgcaagtgaagaaaaataagtttcagggtatgtgcacacgtcaggatttcttgcagaaaattcccggttttcttcaggaaatttctgcaagaaatctgcttttttttgtttttttttttcctttttttttttcagcattttgcaagcgtaattagcttgcagaatgctaaagttttccaagcgatctgtagcatcgcttggaaaactgactgacaggttggtcacacttgtcgaaCATACTGttggacaagtgtgaccaactttttactatagatgctgcttatgcagcatcaatagtaaaaagatatcatgttaaaaattaatttttggaccaattataaggtgcccagtccgtggaggagagtcctctcctccaccctgggtaacaaccgcacataatctgcttacttcccgcatggtgtgcacagccccatgtggaaagtaagcagatcaatgcattcctaggtgtgcggaatccccgcaattccgcaaatttaatgaacatgttgcttttttttcgcggaaaaaaatgcaacatttgcacaaaaaatgcggaataccctgaaaataatgggaggcatatgttagcgtttttgtcgtgtttttatagcaaaaaaacgctaaaaatactgaacgtgtgcacatggccttactataCTCACCCGAGgtgtggtccggtccaatgggtgtcgcaggtccgggtccagcacctcccatctttttGTGATTCAGGCGCTgagcctctgacctttcccagcgcctgcgcactgcagcaggagggtggcatcgcaagaagatgggaggcgccgacctgcgacacccatcggaccggcattatagaatgctgtagataagccctgaaaggtggtggccacatCTTTAGAGAAAGCTGAATGGGGGCACCACGGTATATGGGATACCACCAAGACCTAGAAAGAAATAAGCTTACTGACAAAGGAAAAAGACTAGGCCCTATGAGAGGGGATCACCATAATGCAGATGAGGCAGAAATGTACGAACACAACTTTATTGAGTGACACATAGAAAGAcacaacataattaaaaacaattaaaaaacatacTATTGCACAGTAGCCCCTAATAAGGCAAAAACCCACAAATGACTCCACAATGTAAATAAATGATTAAGTACTCAATCACTAGCCGAAACAGCCCAGATGGAATGTTACTGGACCCTATTCAAGGCACTCCCCTGGACAAAATTCAGTCAGACAAGGCCTGAATAACTAATGAGAGATTAGGCACCATGAAAAACAATATATAACACCAGACTGCCTGTGGAGAAGACCCCAGCCTGTATGGCTCAGAACGATAGTTCAAAATAAACGGTGGCCACATCTTATAATgcccaaaacagctgacaggtttgttttgagggtatgtgcgcacgttgcggatttgctgcggatccctagcgttttttgcggtgaagaaacgctgcagatccgcaattgatttacagtacaatgtaaatcaatgaggaaaaaaaatgctgtgcagattaaaagtagcatgtcactacttttctgtggatctgcagcgtttttgtacccattccattatagaaatccgcaggggtaaaaaacccaagaaatctgcaccaaaaatgcacaatTTGCACAAAaagcgacaaatccgcagctgcgttttctgccaggagatgcagaatccgcaccagaaattcctaagcctaatccgcaacgtgtgcacacaccctaaaggccccgtcacacttagcgacgctgcagcgatacagacaactatgccgatcgctgcagcgtcgctggggagctgtcacacagacggctctccagcgaccaacgatgccgaggtccccgggtaaccagggtaaacatcgggttgctaagcgcagggctgcatgtaaaataacaaacggtacatactcaccttcgcgtcccccggcgtcttcctgcactgactgggcgccggccctaacagcagagcggtgacgtcaccgctgtgctgtggtttcactttacggccggcagtcagtcagtgcgggaagcagacggcaagggatctgacggacaccggaatgtgagtatgtagtgtgtttgtttttttacatttacgatggtaaccagggtaaacatcgggttactaagcgcggccctgcgcttagtaacccgatgtttaccctggttaccagtgaagacatcgctgaatccgtgtcacacacaccgattcagcgatgtcagcgggacctcaacgaccaaaaaaaggtccaggccattccgacacgaccagcgatctcacagcaggggcctggtcgctggtacgtgtcacacatagcgagatcgctactgaggtcgctgttgcgtcacaaaacttgtgactcagcagcgatctcgctagcgatctcgctaagtgtgacggggccttaaggggttGTCAAGTACTGGGCAATCCTTTTCATTCCAGTTGTAAGCTTGTTTGCCTCTATAGAGGGGAAATTCAAGCAAAGTGTGAGGCCTGGTAGACCCTCCTGGGCACAGTGCAATCTGTAGCCAGAAAAATCTATTCGTAACTTCTAAGAACTGAGCAGTTTCACAATGGAAATTTCAATACATGATTGAAAGATATTTAAAGGTGTCTGTCAGGTATTTAGGGCATATGCCGAGGATCAGTCAGGCCCCAGAGCCTCATCCGTGTGCAGAATTAGGTCGCATTCAGTGAGTGACTGGCTGCAAGGGAGGGGGCCTCTTGTATGCACAGAAAACACTATTTTACTGTAGAACTGGGTATCTGTGCGAATTCCTCACCTATCTGACATCTATATCATAGTACGCCTTTAGGCTATATCCGCAGGCTATGTGGGGAAAATGTATTCTGCCCTGCAAATTACAATATTGGGGCAGAGTAACCAACTTATCTTCTATGATGGCAATAACCATCACTATAGTGGTGACTGACATAGTTTAGACTGCCCCTGCCATGGTGCAAACAGTAAGTGGCCGCCTGGCACTGCTGGATTGCATAAACCTGCTGCAACCTCATCTAACCCCAGGATAGATGATATtttgctgatcagtgggggtctgaccactTGGAACCACAGGCTAGTTAAAGGAAGGGTGcacatgtaggcggagctgaacgaaGACGTGCAACAGTGGGCGGGGctacatggaggaagtccgcatccctctGCAGCCAGGATAAAcggtag contains:
- the SPSB1 gene encoding SPRY domain-containing SOCS box protein 1, with protein sequence MGQKVTGGIKTVDMRDPAYRPLKQDLQGLDYSKPARLDLLLDMPSVSHEVQLQHSWNNNDRSLNVFVKEDDKLVFHRHPVAQSTDAIRGKTGYTRGLHVWEITWVMRQRGTHAVVGVATADAPLHSVGYTTLIGCNGKSWGWDLGRNKLYHDGKNQPSRTYPAFLEPDETFIVPDSFLVVLDMDDGTLSFIVDGQYMGTAFRGLKGKKLYPVVSAVWGHCEIRMKYINGLDPEPLPLMDLCRRAVRLALGKERLNEIPTLPLPASLKGYLLYH